The proteins below are encoded in one region of Rhododendron vialii isolate Sample 1 chromosome 7a, ASM3025357v1:
- the LOC131333932 gene encoding superoxide dismutase [Fe] 3, chloroplastic, whose translation MGWSSSSCTNLFPASASSHLLAVTDVSKLMKSPRLLFRCQKQKQCTPRVLAYYGLQKPPYKLDALEPYMSQRTLEVHWGEHHRGYLEGLNKQLAKSDILYGYTLDELVKATYNNGNPLPEFNNAAQVWNHDFFWESMQPGGGNMPILGLLGQIEKDFGSFTNFKEKFIEAALTLFGSGWVWLVVKRNEKRLEVVKTTNAFSPLVWNDIPLVCLDMWEHAYYLDYKSDKGEYVNAFMNHLVSWNAVLGRLARAQIFVNLGEPNIPVA comes from the exons ATGGGGTGGTCGTCTTCGTCTTGTACAAATCTTTTCCCTGCAAGTGCAAGCTCTCATCTTCTTGCTGTTACGGACGTGTCCAAGCTGATGAAAAGTCCCAGGCTTCTATTTCGG TGTCAGAAGCAGAAACAATGTACACCAAGAGTTCTTGCCTACTATGGTCTGCAGAAACCACCTTATAAACTT GATGCATTAGAACCGTATATGAGCCAAAGGACACTTGAGGTGCACTGGGGAGAGCATCACCGTGGTTATTTGGAAGGTCTTAACAAACAACTTGCAAAGAGCGACATACTGTATGGGTACACTTTGGATGAACTTGTCAAAGCAACGTATAACAATGGCAATCCCTTACCAGAATTTAACAATGCTGCCCAG GTTTGGAATCATGACTTCTTTTGGGAATCTATGCAACCAGGAGGTGGGAATATGCCAATATTGGGTCTTCTTGGGCAGATTGAAAAGGATTTTGGTTCATTTACTAATTTCAAGGAAAAGTTCATAGAAGCAGCTCTCACTCTATTTGGCTCCGGCTGGGTTTGGCTGGTCG TGAAGAGAAACGAGAAGCGACTTGAAGTTGTAAAAACAACAAATGCATTCAGCCCCCTTGTGTGGAACGACATC CCCCTTGTCTGTTTGGATATGTGGGAG CATGCCTATTATTTGGATTATAAG AGCGACAAAGGGGAGTACGTAAATGCCTTTATGAACCACCTTGTGTCTTGGAATGCAGTGTTGGGACGACTGGCCCGTGCACAGATCTTTGTGAATTTAGGCGAACCTAATATTCCTGTTGCTTGA